The genomic window AGAGGATCGCGCCGGTCCGCGGCGCGGCGAGCGCCGCGCCCAGCACGCGCAGAATTCTCCTTGCCGGACTCGCGGCGTTCATCGACATGGGGCGGTCCCTTCTCGCCGGCCCGTCGCCGGCGAACGGGCCCAGTATACGCGATTCCACGCGGCCGGGGAACGCGCTCTGCCCGTTGTGGAAGCGCGGCCCTTGGGCTATGCTCCCCGGGCAGCAACCCGGGAGGCAGCATGCGCAAGCGCGGACGCTTCGGCGACTACGGCGGCTTCTACGTCCCCGAGATCCTGATGCCGGCGCTGGAGGAGCTCGAGGCGGCCTTCCTGGACGCCCGCCGCGACCCCGCCTTCCGCGCCGAGCTGCGCCGCCTGCTGGCGGACTACGCCGGCCGCCCGACGCCCATCACCCTCTGCGAGAACCTGAGCCGCCGCGTGGGCTGGCCGCTGGTGCTCAAGCGCGAGGACCTGGTGCACGGCGGCGCGCACAAGACCAACCAGGTGCTGGGGCAGGCGCTGCTCGCCAAGCGCATGGGCAAGCGGCGGCTCATCGCCGAGACCGGCGCCGGGCAGCACGGCGTGGCGACGGCCATGATGGGCGCGCTCTTCGGCATGCCCACCGAGATCTACATGGGCGCGCTGGACGTGGAGCGGCAGGCGCTGAACGTCTTCCGCATGCGGCTCATGGGCGCGCGGGTGATTCCCGTGGAGTCGGGCAGCCGCACGCTGAAGGACGCCATCAACGAGGCCCTGCGCGACTGGGCGACGAACGTGCGCGACACGCACTACCTGCTGGGCACCGTGGCCGGGCCGCACCCCTATCCCAGCATGGTGGGGGAGTTCCAGCGCGTGATCGGCCGCGAGGCGCGGCGGCAGTTCGCGTGGCGCTTCGGCGGCGCGCCGCGCGCGGTGGTGGCCTGCGTGGGCGGGGGCAGCAACGCCATCGGCCTCTTCAAGGACTTCGTCGCCAGCAAGGCCGAGCTCCACGGCATCGAGGCCGGCGGCGAGGGCCTGGCCACGGGACGCCATGGCGCGACCCTGCAGACGGGCAGCCCCGGCATCCTGCACGGCGCCTTCAGCTACCTGCTGCAGGACCGCGACGGCCAGATCACCGAGACCCACAGCGTGAGCGCGGGCCTCGACTACCCCGGCGTCGGCCCCGAGCACAGCGCGCTTAAGGACGCCGGCCGCGCGCGCTACTGGTCGGTGACGGACCGCGAGGCCCTCGACGCCTTCCGCCTGCTCAGCGAGACCGAGGGCATCGTGCCGGCGCTGGAGAGCGCGCACGCGGTGGCCGGGGCGATCAAGCTGGCGCGGCGCTACGCGCGGGAGGCGAAGCTGCCGAAGGCCGACTGGCGGAAGCGGCTGCAGCAGGCGATCCTCGTCGGGCTGTCCGGCCGCGGCGACAAGGACATGGAGACCGCGCGCCGGCTCTTCCCGGAGCTGGGGTGAAGCGCCATCTCGCTCTGCTTCTGCTCGTTCTTTGGGCCGCAGGCAGCGCCGAAGCGGCCAGCCCTTCGCGCTGGCGCGTGCGGGATGGCTGGCTGCAGCGCTCGCGCGATGGAGGCGCTCACTACGAGCCCTTCTTCGTCCTCGCCCTCTGGGGCGCGCCGGGCTGGCAGGGCAGCGCCGACGGCGATCCCGCCGTGCAGGCGAAGCTCATCGCGGCGGCGCGTCACTTCAACGTGATCCACACCCGCGGCGTCGATCTGCCCGACATCGACCGCTATCTGCCGGATTCGCTGCGCGACACCGTCTTCATGGTGGGTCTGGCGACCTTCAACGACCGCTTTCTCGATCCCGCCAAGGGACGTCGCTACTCGGGTCCGGTTCCGCTGCGCTTCGTCGCGTCGAGCGGACGTCCGGACTACGCCAGCGTGCGCGCGCTGGAAGCCGCGCTGGCCGTGGGCGGCATGGACGACTACATGGACGGGATCGCCCAGTCCGTTCAGCGCGGCGTGGACCAGACCTGGGCGGACGGCCGCGGCCTGGACACCCTGTGGAATCTCGCGGACGAGCCCGACGCCAACTACGACGGCTGGCTCTGGCCGCCCGCGCTCATCGCGGCGTACCGGAGGGCCGTCGGGCGAATCGCGCCGGGCGCCGTCACCTTCATGGGGATCAGCGCCGTGACGGGGAACCTCTACTGCTTCGAGCGCCTGCTGACCGCCGACGGCCGCCGGCCGCTTCCGCCCGCGCTGCCGCGGACCCCCGCCGAGCTGCCGGCGTCGTTTCCCGCCGACGCCGTTCGAGACTGGCAGGGCGATCCCGATCACTATGCCAGCTATCTCTTCATGGCCGATGGCACGCCCGCGCGTCTCGATGCGGGGACCCGCTACAACGCCTGGACTCTGCTGCGCCCCCGCATGGAGGCCACCGTGCGCGTGACCGCCGAGGGCTATGCCGACTGCGCGGACGCGTTCGGCCTGAACCGCTACGGGGCGTTCCAGCGCTATCCCGCGCTCGCGGGCGAATGCGTGGACGCGATCCGCAGCGCCTGCGGCGCCACGGCCCCGATCTGGCTGTTCTTCGATGGACTGGGGCGCGACGACGACCTGGACTACTGGGCGAATCTGCGCTGCCAGGTCTACACGTCGCTCGTTCACGGCGCCAGCGGCGTCCAGTTCTGGCAGCCCGGGAGCGCGGACCGGAATCCTTCGGACTTCTGGTGGCAACGGGTCAAAGGGCTGGCGGACGAACTTCGCGCCCTGGCCCCGCTGCTGGCCGGGACCGTCGAAGGGCGGCAGGTCACCGCGGAGGGCGCCCACCTGGTCATCCTGGCGGATCGGGCCGGCGTTCGCACGCTCGTGGCCACCAACCCGAACTTCAAGACGCGCTGTGACCTGGATCTGCCAGGCGTCTATCAGGGCAGTCTGGCGCCGCTCGGCGTGCTCGTCCACGTGGGGCTCGGGCCCAGTTCGCTGGCCGGCGGACCGAGGTAGCTCTCCCAGAGATCGTGGAAGTGGGAGAAGACCGGGAGTCCCGTCTGGGCGTCGAGGTGCGCCATCTGGCTGATGTGCAGCTGGTGGTAGCCGGGGGTGGCCACGGTCCCCCAGCGATCGTACCAGGTCCAGGTCCCGGAGTCGTAGTAGGGGAGATCCAGTTCGAGCGTGCGAACGAAGGCTCGGTACATGCGCTCGGCCGCCGGGTCCCCGGTGTTGAACCACCAGTCCAGGATCGACCAGATGCCGAAGATGGCGCCGTTGAGCGTGTGTTGTGGCGGGAAGGACGGATACTCCTCGAGCCAGAGCCTGTCCCCTGGCGCCACCATGACGGAACCGCCCGGCAGCCCGGTCGGAAGCATGGCGGCCTGCATCGCCTGGCGGGCCGCGTCCAGATAGGCGGGATCCCCGCTGAGGAGATGGGCCCGCACGAGCACGGAGATCGTCAGGCCGTGGGTGAAGGCGCCGTTCCAGGGGGCGAGCAGCAGGACAT from Candidatus Latescibacterota bacterium includes these protein-coding regions:
- the trpB gene encoding tryptophan synthase subunit beta encodes the protein MRKRGRFGDYGGFYVPEILMPALEELEAAFLDARRDPAFRAELRRLLADYAGRPTPITLCENLSRRVGWPLVLKREDLVHGGAHKTNQVLGQALLAKRMGKRRLIAETGAGQHGVATAMMGALFGMPTEIYMGALDVERQALNVFRMRLMGARVIPVESGSRTLKDAINEALRDWATNVRDTHYLLGTVAGPHPYPSMVGEFQRVIGREARRQFAWRFGGAPRAVVACVGGGSNAIGLFKDFVASKAELHGIEAGGEGLATGRHGATLQTGSPGILHGAFSYLLQDRDGQITETHSVSAGLDYPGVGPEHSALKDAGRARYWSVTDREALDAFRLLSETEGIVPALESAHAVAGAIKLARRYAREAKLPKADWRKRLQQAILVGLSGRGDKDMETARRLFPELG